A window of Sulfurimonas gotlandica GD1 contains these coding sequences:
- the gltX gene encoding glutamate--tRNA ligase, translating into MLRFATSPTGDMQIGDLRVALFNYIMSKQRNEDLIIRIEDIDKEKNIEGKDEEILGLLSLFDIEYSHVIYQSERVRFHTAMALQLIHDKKAFSCFCSDEWLEKKREEAKENKKEYSYDDACRNLPDELVIDNMNPFTIRLGRPDKTVVTNDLIKGEISFEPDAVDSFIVMNQDKTPTYNFACAVDDMLSDISLVIRDEDHMNDTPKQDYIRASLGYEKKVQYAHLPIILNDNGEEIGKRDETASIKWLLEEGFLPEAISNYLISIGNKPPQEIFDTKDAIEWFTLDSLSKSPACFSFELLKHINKEHLKNMDATELSRYVGFADANIGELAKIYLEEASTTKELKSKVATIFATKEITGEFAETAQIMAETIKGAPYFEEYDDFKNYIMKESGLNDENFLKALRFLLTGAEHGPDVALVYKYLKNYIGEIVK; encoded by the coding sequence ATGCTTAGATTTGCGACTAGTCCAACTGGTGATATGCAAATAGGTGACCTCAGAGTTGCCCTATTTAACTATATTATGTCAAAACAAAGAAACGAAGATTTAATCATTCGTATAGAAGACATAGATAAAGAGAAAAATATAGAGGGCAAAGATGAAGAGATTTTAGGGTTACTATCTCTTTTTGATATTGAATACTCACACGTTATCTATCAAAGCGAGAGAGTTCGTTTTCATACCGCGATGGCGCTACAACTTATTCATGATAAAAAAGCTTTTAGCTGCTTTTGTTCTGATGAATGGCTTGAAAAGAAACGTGAAGAAGCAAAAGAAAATAAAAAAGAGTATAGCTATGACGACGCTTGCAGAAATCTTCCAGATGAGCTTGTAATCGACAATATGAACCCCTTTACCATTAGACTAGGTAGACCAGATAAAACTGTTGTAACCAATGATTTAATAAAAGGTGAAATAAGCTTTGAGCCAGATGCTGTAGATAGTTTTATTGTAATGAACCAAGACAAGACGCCTACATATAACTTTGCATGCGCAGTTGATGATATGTTAAGTGATATCTCTCTAGTTATCCGTGATGAAGACCATATGAACGACACACCTAAGCAAGATTACATTAGAGCTTCTTTAGGTTATGAGAAAAAAGTACAATATGCTCACCTGCCTATCATCTTAAATGATAATGGTGAAGAAATTGGTAAAAGAGATGAAACAGCTAGTATTAAGTGGCTTTTAGAAGAAGGTTTTCTTCCAGAAGCTATTTCAAATTATTTAATATCAATAGGAAACAAGCCACCTCAAGAGATCTTTGATACTAAAGATGCAATAGAGTGGTTCACTTTAGACAGTCTATCTAAGTCCCCTGCTTGCTTTAGTTTTGAGCTATTAAAACACATAAACAAAGAACATCTTAAAAACATGGACGCTACGGAGCTTTCAAGATATGTAGGCTTTGCAGATGCTAACATAGGTGAACTTGCAAAAATTTATCTAGAAGAAGCAAGCACAACAAAAGAACTAAAATCTAAAGTAGCAACTATCTTCGCAACCAAAGAAATTACTGGAGAGTTTGCTGAAACCGCACAAATAATGGCTGAGACTATTAAGGGCGCACCGTATTTTGAAGAGTACGATGACTTTAAAAATTATATTATGAAAGAATCTGGACTAAATGACGAAAACTTCTTAAAAGCACTACGTTTTTTACTGACTGGTGCAGAACATGGCCCAGATGTTGCTTTAGTTTATAAGTATTTAAAAAATTATATAGGTGAGATTGTAAAATGA
- a CDS encoding response regulator transcription factor: protein MANIDLVQLTGQTKKLTAMIVEDEKVTNELLSSTFKNFFSDVYSCFNGDEALSTYNRVKPDVVFVDIVMAGMDGIELSRRIREINPTQIIIVISASNDIEKISESIEVGVNSFIQKPIDTKKIIELLTSVVAMITKKRKIETKTFSISLPLDLYDLVNDNAKAESISKNAVIIRALRGFYE from the coding sequence ATGGCAAATATTGATTTAGTTCAGTTAACTGGACAGACTAAAAAATTGACAGCAATGATAGTTGAAGATGAAAAGGTTACTAATGAGCTTTTAAGCTCTACTTTTAAAAACTTTTTCTCTGATGTTTATTCTTGCTTCAATGGTGATGAAGCATTGAGCACATATAACAGAGTTAAGCCAGATGTTGTTTTCGTTGATATAGTTATGGCCGGTATGGATGGTATAGAATTATCTCGTAGAATTCGTGAAATCAACCCTACTCAAATTATTATTGTTATTTCAGCAAGTAATGATATTGAGAAGATATCTGAATCTATTGAAGTTGGTGTAAACAGCTTTATTCAAAAACCGATTGATACTAAAAAGATTATTGAGCTTTTAACAAGCGTAGTTGCAATGATTACTAAAAAAAGAAAGATTGAGACAAAGACATTCTCTATCTCTCTTCCTTTAGATCTTTATGATTTAGTAAATGATAATGCAAAAGCTGAAAGCATCTCTAAAAATGCTGTTATCATTAGAGCACTTAGAGGTTTCTACGAATAA
- a CDS encoding YggT family protein translates to MSILLEIIQGLGSILLGLINIYVWVIIITALLSFVNPDPHNPIVQLLHRVTQPAYRLVRRFIRTDFNGLDLAPLVIIVALQVILVLLSALLHSL, encoded by the coding sequence ATGAGTATATTATTAGAGATAATTCAAGGGCTTGGTTCGATTCTTCTAGGTCTTATAAATATCTATGTTTGGGTGATTATCATTACAGCACTTTTAAGCTTTGTAAATCCAGACCCACACAACCCTATTGTGCAGCTTCTTCATAGAGTTACACAACCAGCATATAGACTTGTTCGTAGGTTTATTAGAACAGATTTCAATGGTTTAGACTTAGCGCCACTTGTAATCATCGTTGCTCTACAGGTTATTTTAGTTCTATTGAGTGCCCTACTTCACTCTCTATAA
- a CDS encoding glucosaminidase domain-containing protein: MLFKKPILILSLLLSVSTLYANEFSFRKYDHVKAFYKANCIEAIEVAKKHKLPPAAILAIAGLESGYGRGYVAQITGNILSLGAFKGDKELPRLYLPYSKSKQSVIFNPNEIKKHAKDDLTWKKRPKSLKRDYRPSPYAGTTKNLELLTYDKRLKYSAHKACFNDFATRWIIDSSKVKVFKEARIWLDELVEKHGIEILFTKDVNVKFISKIGGHPHSFNYRETWPKKAKHIMKKVGLVKLTNDIQFKAMKFDSAWSNNI; this comes from the coding sequence ATGTTATTTAAAAAACCAATTTTAATCCTCTCGTTACTACTTAGTGTTTCTACGCTTTATGCAAATGAATTTAGTTTTAGAAAATATGATCATGTTAAAGCGTTTTATAAAGCAAATTGTATAGAGGCTATAGAAGTAGCTAAAAAGCATAAACTGCCTCCTGCTGCCATATTAGCTATAGCAGGACTTGAATCTGGATATGGAAGAGGATATGTAGCTCAGATTACAGGAAATATTCTTAGTCTGGGTGCCTTTAAAGGAGATAAAGAACTTCCTAGATTGTATCTACCCTACTCTAAATCAAAACAGAGTGTTATATTTAACCCTAATGAAATAAAAAAACATGCCAAAGATGATTTAACATGGAAAAAAAGACCAAAAAGCTTAAAAAGAGACTATAGACCTTCCCCATATGCTGGAACAACAAAGAATCTTGAACTTTTGACTTATGATAAAAGACTAAAGTATAGTGCACATAAGGCCTGCTTTAATGATTTTGCAACTAGATGGATAATAGACAGTTCAAAAGTAAAAGTTTTTAAGGAAGCTCGTATTTGGTTAGATGAGTTAGTTGAAAAGCATGGCATAGAGATACTATTTACTAAAGATGTAAATGTTAAGTTTATATCAAAGATTGGTGGGCACCCTCACTCTTTTAATTATAGAGAAACTTGGCCAAAAAAAGCTAAGCACATTATGAAAAAAGTTGGACTTGTTAAGCTCACAAATGATATTCAATTTAAAGCTATGAAGTTTGATAGCGCCTGGAGTAATAATATATGA
- a CDS encoding glutamine--tRNA ligase/YqeY domain fusion protein has protein sequence MSESKDFLRTIVEEDLRSGKYKEVITRFPPEPNGFPHIGHAKSIFINFGIARDYNGHCNLRMDDTNPTTEDTKYVEALKDAVQWLGFDWGDDVYFTSDYFPKIYDYAIELIKMGKAYVDSTNEEEMRQLRGTVTESGKRSKYADRSIEENLDLFERMKNGEFKDGEHVLRAKIDMSAANMKMRDPLLYRIRHSHHFRAGDKWSIYPMYDFAHCLSDYIEGVSHSICTLEFENNRDIYNWVLDTLGLELPRPYQHEFARLGINYTVMSKRKLLELVEGGQVNGWDDPRMPTIAGYRRRGYTPEAILNFCDQIGIAKANSMVDVAQLEFCIRDDLNTKVPRVMCVLDPLKVTIENYEGTEELEASYYPHDVPKEGSRKMPFSKEIYIERDDFKENPPKDYFRLTPEQPVRLKHGFIISCKEVVKDASGNIIEIKAEYYPESKSGSDSSGIDVKSAIHWVSASHAKTVEVRLYDRLFKDEAPEGVEDINPDSLQVIKNALIEPAVISQKPDERFQFERQGYFYADPIDYTDTTPVFNKIVGLKDSWTKKTKASESALKSASKPQAKKVQVDGEVVAMTEAEQTLFNKYTARSISIEIANTLARDEKLSHFYEEALVHFDNPATDSNKIYAPASLANIVANEIARELKEKQLDELKFTPRQVVELAKMVDGMIISNKIAKEVFEEMVKSGESPKKIVDTKGLMQISSIDKIQPIVDEIIAKNPDNVAKFKAGNTKLLGFFVGQVLKATGGKANPTVVNHLVAERLK, from the coding sequence ATGAGTGAGAGCAAAGATTTTTTACGTACAATAGTTGAAGAGGACTTAAGGTCAGGTAAGTATAAAGAGGTTATTACAAGATTTCCACCAGAGCCTAATGGCTTCCCACATATTGGACATGCTAAGTCTATCTTTATAAATTTTGGTATCGCTCGTGACTATAATGGTCACTGCAACCTGAGAATGGATGATACTAATCCAACTACAGAAGACACAAAATATGTTGAGGCTCTTAAAGATGCTGTACAGTGGCTTGGATTTGACTGGGGTGATGATGTATATTTTACTTCTGATTATTTTCCTAAGATATACGATTATGCTATAGAGCTTATCAAAATGGGTAAGGCATATGTTGATAGTACAAATGAAGAAGAGATGCGCCAACTTCGCGGAACTGTTACAGAGTCAGGAAAACGTAGTAAATATGCTGATCGTAGTATTGAAGAAAATCTAGACCTTTTTGAGAGAATGAAAAATGGTGAGTTTAAAGATGGTGAGCACGTATTAAGAGCTAAAATTGATATGAGCGCTGCTAATATGAAAATGAGAGATCCACTTTTATATCGTATCAGACACTCGCATCACTTTAGAGCAGGGGACAAATGGTCTATTTACCCAATGTACGACTTTGCTCATTGTTTATCCGACTATATTGAAGGTGTTTCTCACTCTATTTGTACATTAGAGTTTGAAAACAATCGTGATATTTATAACTGGGTACTAGATACGCTTGGGCTTGAGTTGCCACGTCCTTATCAGCATGAGTTTGCACGACTGGGTATTAACTATACGGTTATGAGCAAAAGAAAGCTTTTAGAATTGGTTGAAGGTGGCCAAGTTAATGGCTGGGACGATCCTCGCATGCCTACAATTGCAGGATATAGAAGAAGAGGTTATACCCCTGAAGCTATTTTAAATTTTTGTGATCAAATAGGTATAGCAAAAGCAAACTCAATGGTTGATGTTGCACAACTTGAATTTTGTATAAGAGATGATTTAAACACAAAAGTACCACGTGTTATGTGTGTTCTTGACCCATTAAAAGTAACAATTGAAAATTATGAAGGAACTGAAGAATTAGAAGCTTCATACTACCCGCATGATGTACCTAAAGAGGGCTCAAGAAAGATGCCTTTTTCAAAGGAAATTTATATTGAGCGTGATGACTTTAAAGAAAACCCTCCAAAAGATTACTTTCGTCTTACGCCTGAGCAACCAGTGAGACTTAAACACGGGTTTATCATATCTTGTAAAGAAGTTGTTAAAGATGCTAGTGGAAATATTATAGAAATAAAAGCTGAGTATTACCCTGAGTCTAAAAGCGGCTCAGACAGTAGCGGTATCGACGTAAAAAGTGCAATCCACTGGGTGAGCGCTTCGCACGCTAAAACGGTAGAAGTAAGACTTTATGACAGATTATTCAAAGATGAAGCACCTGAGGGAGTAGAAGATATAAATCCAGATTCTCTACAGGTTATCAAGAATGCTCTTATTGAACCTGCTGTTATATCCCAAAAACCTGATGAAAGATTCCAGTTTGAAAGACAGGGGTATTTTTATGCTGATCCTATTGACTACACTGATACAACACCTGTGTTTAATAAAATTGTCGGTCTTAAAGACTCTTGGACTAAAAAGACAAAAGCAAGTGAGAGCGCACTTAAGTCAGCATCTAAACCTCAAGCTAAAAAAGTGCAAGTAGATGGTGAAGTTGTGGCTATGACTGAAGCTGAGCAAACACTATTTAATAAATATACTGCTCGTTCGATAAGTATTGAAATTGCAAATACACTGGCACGTGATGAGAAACTATCTCATTTTTATGAAGAAGCTCTAGTTCACTTTGATAATCCAGCAACCGATTCTAATAAAATTTATGCTCCAGCAAGTCTGGCTAATATTGTGGCAAATGAAATAGCTAGAGAGTTAAAAGAAAAACAATTAGATGAACTTAAATTCACTCCAAGGCAAGTAGTAGAGCTTGCTAAAATGGTTGATGGAATGATAATTTCAAATAAAATTGCCAAAGAAGTATTTGAAGAGATGGTTAAAAGTGGAGAAAGTCCAAAAAAAATAGTAGATACAAAAGGACTTATGCAAATTAGTAGCATAGATAAAATTCAACCTATTGTTGACGAAATAATTGCAAAAAATCCAGATAACGTCGCTAAGTTTAAAGCAGGGAATACTAAACTTTTAGGCTTCTTTGTCGGGCAAGTACTAAAAGCCACAGGTGGCAAAGCAAACCCAACAGTGGTGAATCATCTTGTAGCTGAGAGGTTAAAATAA
- the mobB gene encoding molybdopterin-guanine dinucleotide biosynthesis protein B, translated as MNKRLAVAFTGPSNSGKTTLILKVARKLIHEHSKRVAIIKHDPSDKARFDVEGKDSYKFSDTGAEVIVTSPTRTTYFSKQNKDLDEMIRLFNDFDILLVEGLKYLPLPRISIFRDTLDSDYFPYMNALAIDDSINTADYDVPSNVDILDLNNCEDVISWILKNAKEV; from the coding sequence GTGAATAAAAGATTAGCAGTTGCATTTACAGGTCCATCAAATAGTGGAAAGACTACTCTTATATTAAAAGTAGCCAGAAAACTTATACATGAACACAGTAAAAGAGTCGCAATAATTAAACATGATCCAAGTGATAAGGCTCGTTTTGATGTTGAAGGTAAAGATAGTTACAAGTTTTCTGACACCGGTGCAGAGGTAATTGTAACCTCCCCTACCAGAACAACTTACTTCTCTAAACAAAATAAAGATTTAGATGAGATGATTAGACTCTTTAATGATTTTGACATTCTTCTTGTAGAAGGTTTAAAATATCTGCCACTGCCACGCATAAGCATATTTAGAGACACTTTAGATAGTGATTACTTTCCATATATGAATGCTTTGGCAATTGATGATAGTATAAACACGGCAGATTATGATGTGCCAAGTAATGTTGATATATTAGACCTAAATAACTGTGAAGATGTAATATCTTGGATACTTAAAAATGCGAAGGAAGTATAA
- a CDS encoding class 1 fructose-bisphosphatase, whose product MTDIFDAIQRTAKRIKKAIDVKDIGYSQQANSSGETQLQLDIQCDMIIEEEFSQVPSIHTIASEEKENAMLLNENGKYFIAYDPLDGSSLVDVNLSVGSIFGIYENAFGADKMVASCYVVFGPRVEMVFAHNKAKLHLLQGENFEFVKEIRLKEKGNLNAPGGTQQNWMPYHKEMVDSFFKEGYRLRYSGGMVPDLHQILLKGGGLFSYPATSDKPDGKLRKLFEVFPFAFIYKTAGGEAIDGKEDLMKLDHAHIHDTSPCFFGSKYEIARVKEVYATNA is encoded by the coding sequence ATGACTGACATATTTGACGCGATTCAGCGAACTGCAAAAAGAATTAAAAAAGCTATAGATGTTAAAGATATAGGCTACTCACAACAGGCCAACAGTTCTGGAGAGACTCAGCTACAGCTTGATATTCAGTGTGATATGATTATTGAAGAGGAGTTCTCTCAAGTACCTTCTATTCATACTATTGCCAGTGAAGAGAAAGAAAATGCAATGCTTTTAAACGAAAATGGAAAGTATTTCATCGCCTACGACCCACTTGACGGTTCATCCTTGGTAGATGTAAACTTGAGCGTAGGTTCTATTTTTGGTATCTATGAAAATGCATTTGGAGCTGACAAAATGGTTGCTTCATGCTATGTTGTTTTTGGACCACGTGTTGAGATGGTATTTGCTCATAACAAAGCGAAACTCCACCTTCTTCAAGGTGAGAATTTTGAGTTTGTTAAAGAGATTCGTCTAAAAGAAAAAGGTAATCTAAATGCTCCAGGTGGTACTCAGCAAAACTGGATGCCATACCACAAAGAGATGGTAGACAGCTTCTTTAAAGAAGGTTACCGTCTTAGATACTCTGGAGGAATGGTTCCTGACCTTCACCAGATACTTCTTAAAGGCGGTGGACTATTTTCTTACCCAGCTACTAGTGATAAACCTGATGGAAAACTTCGCAAACTTTTTGAAGTATTTCCTTTTGCGTTTATTTATAAAACTGCCGGTGGAGAAGCGATTGATGGTAAAGAAGACCTAATGAAACTTGACCATGCTCATATACATGACACTTCACCATGTTTCTTTGGTTCTAAGTACGAAATAGCGAGAGTAAAAGAAGTTTATGCAACCAACGCATAG
- a CDS encoding diguanylate cyclase produces MSNNKSIKAIFVLNYIILFSGIAFSLYYAHNLFLNLKEKSANQNLLAINKLSAKGVNTHLEYVSNSVKALGDSYRKLYEKKYEHIKNKPIYKHKHLKNEQITFFNDFTDKKDFTFQSDHASMILSNLSQDKEAIGKELNIFHQLTPALESLHNSFHFSWVYITTVNDFMLIYPYVPYVNANDIYKPTQQHFYKAANFAQKSVGWEEPYNDIAGAGVLITASYPIYDKNEKLLGVASHDITVNKVAESILNETTMHKGSISFLISKQGKVISSTNPDQMQEIQKQNKQEYKGNFYYRTIKNAKENGLNDITVSTHEYLNELGDEIVSTIKPVKDVNTALWNSSIGFFHDKLLMVSQIPATEWILVSCVPKESIVDETRSIFYQTLLILSIFITTLFIFSGILTMRHLIAPLDIINKASKHFGDGYTDVKVQYSNMNLLKTLFDTFNIMVEKVKFNQQLLEEKVYERTAKLQKEINRRKTVEEELRKISRTDALTGIWNRRYFFEMLDREISRSQRYDINMSLLMIDIDLFKNINDTWGHDIGDKAIKHVVNIINSNVRKENIFSRLGGEEFGIILIETKVPYTPQSISERIRKSIEAVPLIIDEKSIKITVSIGIANIMNNDTANTLYVRSDRALYLAKENGRNRVEEV; encoded by the coding sequence GTGTCAAATAATAAAAGTATAAAAGCAATTTTTGTATTAAATTATATCATTCTATTCTCCGGTATTGCATTTAGTCTATACTATGCTCACAACCTTTTTCTAAACCTAAAAGAAAAATCTGCAAATCAAAATCTTCTAGCTATTAACAAACTTAGCGCAAAAGGCGTAAACACGCATCTAGAGTATGTATCTAACAGTGTTAAAGCACTCGGTGATAGCTATAGAAAGCTTTACGAAAAAAAGTATGAACACATTAAAAACAAACCAATATACAAACATAAACACTTAAAAAATGAGCAAATAACTTTCTTTAATGATTTTACAGATAAAAAGGATTTTACATTTCAATCAGACCATGCATCTATGATACTTTCAAACCTAAGCCAAGATAAAGAAGCCATAGGTAAAGAACTCAACATCTTCCATCAGCTTACACCGGCTCTTGAATCACTACATAACTCTTTTCATTTTTCATGGGTTTACATAACAACAGTCAATGATTTTATGCTTATATACCCTTATGTTCCTTATGTAAATGCAAATGATATATATAAACCGACCCAGCAACACTTCTACAAAGCAGCAAATTTTGCACAAAAAAGCGTAGGATGGGAAGAGCCATACAATGATATAGCGGGAGCAGGGGTTTTAATTACCGCTTCATACCCAATATATGATAAAAACGAAAAGCTTTTAGGCGTAGCCTCTCATGATATTACTGTTAATAAAGTCGCAGAATCTATTTTGAACGAAACAACTATGCATAAAGGAAGTATCTCTTTTTTAATATCTAAGCAAGGCAAGGTTATATCATCTACAAATCCGGACCAGATGCAAGAGATTCAAAAACAAAATAAACAAGAATATAAAGGTAATTTTTACTATAGAACAATTAAAAATGCAAAAGAAAATGGACTAAACGATATTACGGTGTCAACTCATGAGTATCTAAACGAACTTGGAGACGAAATTGTTTCTACGATAAAGCCAGTAAAAGATGTAAATACAGCTTTATGGAACAGTTCAATAGGTTTTTTTCATGATAAGTTGCTTATGGTATCACAGATTCCAGCAACTGAGTGGATACTGGTTTCCTGCGTACCTAAAGAGAGTATTGTTGACGAAACGAGATCAATTTTTTATCAAACTCTATTAATATTATCTATTTTTATTACAACATTATTTATATTTAGCGGTATTTTAACAATGAGACATCTAATAGCACCGCTGGATATAATCAATAAGGCCTCTAAACACTTTGGTGATGGCTATACCGATGTGAAAGTTCAATACTCAAATATGAATCTATTAAAAACTCTCTTTGATACTTTTAATATTATGGTTGAAAAAGTAAAGTTTAACCAACAACTGCTTGAAGAAAAAGTTTACGAGAGAACTGCAAAGTTACAAAAAGAGATCAATAGAAGAAAAACAGTAGAGGAAGAGCTTAGAAAGATATCACGTACAGATGCTCTGACTGGCATCTGGAATAGGAGATACTTCTTTGAAATGCTAGATAGAGAGATAAGCCGCTCTCAGCGTTATGATATAAACATGTCACTTTTAATGATAGATATTGATCTGTTCAAAAATATAAATGATACTTGGGGTCACGACATAGGGGATAAAGCCATTAAACATGTAGTTAATATCATAAACTCAAATGTACGTAAAGAAAATATATTTAGTCGTCTTGGAGGAGAAGAGTTTGGAATTATTCTGATTGAGACTAAAGTGCCGTATACACCACAAAGTATTTCAGAGCGCATTAGAAAAAGCATTGAGGCAGTTCCGTTAATTATCGATGAGAAGTCTATAAAGATCACTGTAAGCATCGGAATAGCAAACATAATGAATAACGACACAGCAAACACACTGTATGTACGTTCAGATAGAGCTCTTTACTTAGCTAAAGAAAATGGAAGAAATAGGGTTGAAGAAGTTTAA
- a CDS encoding lytic transglycosylase domain-containing protein: MIKIFIPLLVILASLDANITLQDIDSKPPSRAKNFMIWQYLKQNISPEEADKAYSQVKGNSNKLFKLYAQKTDNEEVKKEISCMKEKDLLSIKDAKCLELAFSPYKTLALSKEQREKLSKMLTTKAKIELLKIQNEPYSQKAYSQYDANTVLSLFVSTTSTHRRENLNLHLSAEFINKISSSWKISQLVKIVIHDDKLNRLQLSLLNLEGEKLNSKTNFYLALNHLKHSNNTEALRYFNLSLLNAKHKIDVDKNYFWMYKITENRKYLDKLINSQDINMYTLYAHEIQNKNFNNYFSAVEINDEKAKKDIKNPFEWSHILEDINSASSQDKLYELSKSYMQKDMIPVQTIILEKAYKYGMHGYIMPYDKYLRDITRDEKALVYAIMRQESKLIPSALSRSYALGLMQLMPFVADAISKQVENPVKSYDEMFIPKNNINYALKHLEWMKKSLYHPLFMAYAYNGGMGFLRRHLKKGTFNSGKYEPFLSMELMANSESREYGKKVLANYVMYKKVMGEEVSILRLFDTLTHPKKTDRFRAQG, from the coding sequence ATGATTAAAATTTTTATACCGCTTTTAGTTATATTGGCATCTCTAGATGCTAATATAACGCTCCAAGACATTGATTCTAAACCACCAAGTCGTGCAAAAAACTTTATGATATGGCAGTATCTAAAACAAAATATTAGCCCGGAAGAAGCCGATAAAGCCTACTCTCAGGTTAAAGGCAATAGCAATAAACTCTTTAAGCTTTACGCTCAAAAAACAGATAACGAAGAGGTAAAAAAAGAAATTTCTTGTATGAAAGAGAAAGATTTACTTTCTATAAAAGATGCTAAATGTTTAGAGCTTGCATTCTCTCCATACAAAACTCTTGCCCTAAGCAAAGAACAAAGAGAAAAATTATCAAAAATGCTTACTACAAAAGCTAAAATAGAGCTTTTGAAAATACAAAATGAGCCATATTCTCAAAAAGCATATAGTCAGTATGACGCTAACACAGTACTCTCACTTTTTGTAAGTACAACATCCACTCACAGAAGAGAGAATTTAAACCTTCATCTAAGTGCTGAGTTTATAAATAAAATATCATCGTCTTGGAAAATATCCCAGCTTGTTAAGATAGTCATACACGACGATAAATTAAATAGACTGCAATTATCTCTTTTAAACCTAGAAGGAGAAAAGTTAAACTCTAAGACTAACTTTTACCTAGCACTAAATCATCTAAAACACTCAAATAATACAGAGGCATTACGTTACTTCAACCTTTCTCTACTCAATGCTAAACATAAAATAGACGTAGATAAGAACTACTTTTGGATGTATAAAATCACAGAGAATCGAAAATACCTAGATAAACTAATAAATAGCCAAGATATCAATATGTACACTCTCTATGCACATGAAATTCAAAATAAAAACTTTAACAACTACTTCAGTGCAGTAGAAATAAATGATGAAAAAGCCAAGAAAGATATTAAAAATCCATTTGAGTGGAGTCATATACTAGAAGATATAAATAGTGCTTCATCACAAGACAAACTCTATGAACTCTCAAAAAGCTATATGCAAAAAGATATGATTCCTGTTCAAACCATAATCCTTGAAAAAGCATATAAGTATGGGATGCATGGTTATATAATGCCATATGATAAATATTTAAGAGATATTACAAGAGATGAAAAAGCTCTAGTTTATGCGATTATGCGCCAGGAGAGTAAGCTTATTCCATCTGCTCTGTCTCGATCTTACGCTCTGGGTCTTATGCAACTGATGCCATTTGTCGCAGATGCGATAAGTAAACAAGTTGAAAATCCTGTAAAAAGTTATGATGAGATGTTTATCCCTAAAAACAATATCAACTACGCACTCAAGCATCTAGAATGGATGAAAAAATCTCTGTACCACCCTCTTTTCATGGCTTATGCTTATAATGGTGGAATGGGCTTTTTAAGAAGACACCTTAAAAAAGGAACTTTTAACAGCGGAAAGTATGAACCATTTTTAAGTATGGAACTCATGGCTAATTCTGAGAGTAGAGAGTATGGAAAGAAAGTTTTGGCAAACTATGTGATGTACAAAAAAGTAATGGGAGAAGAAGTATCTATTCTTCGTCTTTTTGATACGTTAACGCATCCGAAGAAGACTGATCGGTTTCGAGCACAAGGTTAA